A DNA window from Bos mutus isolate GX-2022 chromosome 11, NWIPB_WYAK_1.1, whole genome shotgun sequence contains the following coding sequences:
- the CCT4 gene encoding T-complex protein 1 subunit delta, which yields MPENVAPRTGPPAGAVGAAGAAGGRGKSAYQDRDKPAQIRFSNISAAKAVADAIRTSLGPKGMDKMIQDGKGDVTITNDGATILKQMQVLHPAARMLVELSKAQDIEAGDGTTSVVIIAGSLLDSCTKLLQKGIHPTIISESFQKALEKGIEILTDMSRPVELSDRETLLNSAATSLNSKVVSQYSSLLSPMSVDAVMKVIDPATATSVDLRDIKIVKKLGGTIDDCELVEGLVLTQKVANSGITRVEKAKIGLIQFCLSAPKTDMDNQIVVSDYVQMDRVLREERAYILNLVKQIKKTGCNVLLIQKSILRDALSDLALHFLNKMKIMVVKDIEREDIEFICKTIGTKPVAHVDQFTADMLGSAELAEEVSLNGSGKLIKITGCASPGKTVTIVVRGSNKLVIEEAERSIHDALCVIRCLVKKRALIAGGGAPEIELALRLTEYSRTLSGMESYCIRAFADAMEVIPSTLAENAGLNPISTVTELRNRHAQGEKTTGINVRKGGISNILEELVVQPLLVSVSALTLATETVRSILKIDDVVNTR from the exons ATGCCCGAGAACGTAGCACCCCGGACCGGGCCGCCCGCCGGGGCTGTCGGGGCTGCCGGGGCTGCCGGCGGCCGCGGGAAGAGCGCCTATCAGGACCGCGATAAGCCGGCCCAAATCCGCTTCAGCAACATCTCCGCAGCCAAAG CTGTTGCTGATGCCATTAGAACAAGCCTCGGACCAAAAGGAATGGATAAAATG ATTCAAGATGGAAAAGGTGATGTGACCATTACAAATGATGGTGCCACCATTCTGAAACAAATGCAGGTGTTACATCCAGCAGCCAGAATG CTGGTGGAGCTGTCCAAGGCTCAGGATATAGAAGCAGGAGATGGCACCACATCAGTGGTCATTATTGCTGGCTCTCTTTTGGATTCCTGTACCAAGCTTCTTCAGAAAG GGATTCATCCCACCATCATTTCTGAGTCATTCCAGAAGGCTTTGGAAAAGGGCATTGAAATCTTGACTGACATGTCTCGACCTGTGGAACTGAGTGACAGAGAAACTTTGTTAAATAGTGCGGCCACTTCATTGAACTCAAAG GTTGTGTCTCAGTATTCAAGTCTTCTTTCTCCAATGAGTGTAGATGCAGTGATGAAAGTGATTGACCCAGCCACAGCTACTAGTGTAGATCTTAGAGATATTAAAATAGTTAAGAAGCTTGG tggGACAATTGATGATTGTGAGTTGGTGGAAGGTCTGGTTCTTACTCAAAAGGTAGCAAATTCTGGCATAACCAGAGTTGAAAAGGCCAAGATTGGGCTTATTCAGTTCTGCTTATCTGCTCCCAAAACAGAT ATGGACAATCAAATAGTGGTTTCTGACTATGTTCAAATGGATCGAGTGCTAAGAGAAGAGAGAGCTTATATTCTAAATTTAgtgaagcaaattaaaaaaacaggatGTAATGTTCTTCTCATACAGAAGTCTATTCTAAG AGATGCTCTTAGTGATCTTGCATTACATTTCCTgaacaaaatgaagataatggtggtAAAGGATATTGAAAGAGAAGACATTGAATTCATTTGTAAG ACGATTGGAACCAAACCAGTTGCTCATGTTGACCAGTTCACTGCTGACATGCTGGGATCTGCTGAGTTAGCTGAGGAGGTCAGCTTAAATGGTTCTGGCAAACTGATCAAG ATTACAGGCTGTGCAAGCCCTGGAAAAACAGTTACAATTGTTGTTCGTGGTTCTAACAAATTGGTGATTGAAGAAGCTGAGCGCTCTATCCATGATGCTCTCTGTGTTATTCGCTGTTTAGTGAAGAAGAG AGCTCTTATTGCAGGAGGTGGTGCTCCAGAAATAGAGTTGGCCCTACGGTTAACTGAATACTCACGAACATTGAGTGGTATGGAATCCTACTGCATTCGTGCTTTTGCAGATGCTATGGAAGTCATTCCATCTACACTAGCTGAAAACGCTGGCCTGAATCCCATTTCTACTGTAACAGAACTAAGAAACCGGCATGCTCAGGGAGAAAAAACTACAGGCATTAATGTCCGAAAG GGTGGTATTTCCAACATACTGGAGGAACTGGTTGTCCAGCCTCTGTTGGTTTCAGTCAGTGCACTGACTCTAGCAACTGAAACTGTCCGGAGCATTCTGAAGATTGATGATGTG gtaAACACTCGGTAA